ACAAGTCATCCTGGCGAAATGGACCCGCTGCACGCCGGGCATCCACAGTGCAAGCGCCACTGAGCGAGCGTAATGTTTACAGAGCTGCGTCCTCCACCCGGGATGCTCCTGAGGTGAAGCCCTTTGTTTCACCACAGCCTCGCAACTGCAAGGAGAATGTCAGTCCTATGACGCCGGGCAATGTGTTCAATTTGATTGACAAAATGCAATTCACGCCGCTGGGCGATGTGGCTTGTGGATCAACGACAGCAACTGTTTTGCCAGATAACCTTGCTGCCTGGCCAACTCCTACGCTTAACATGAAtgcaactcacacacataacACCAACGAGTTGCGTCCAAGGCGGCTTAACTCTGTGCTGGACGAGGATCAGACTCCCTCAAACAAAACATTTGATGTGAAGCATTCGGAAGCAATGAACATGTCCACAGACACCTTGGATTGCTCGATAATTGCTCTAAACAGAACCACAACAATTGTGCcggccacacacacacgtgcctTGGCATGCATACGCGAGGAGGATGGCAGTCCGCCCAATTTGGCAACCCAGTCACCAGCCAAGAGCAAGGTTTATGATCTCAAGCGGGATATTAATGTTGTGGGATCGCCGCTGCGCAAGTACTCGGAATCAATGAAGAATCTATCGTTGTTATCGCCACAATCGAAGGTTGCTATACAGGGATCCATGCCaaatttgaatgaaatgcTACCACTTCGTTCCATTGAACAGAATCGTTActatcaacagcagcagcagcaccatcAACTGCAGCCGGCAGCGACGACATGTCTCGATAACTCCTGCTCCAGCGAGACGAGCATTGTGTCCCAGCATGATGTGTTGTTCAATCACTGTGAGATCTTGGCTCAATCTAGTCGCTGCAACATACACGAGGTGGGCAAGAAATTCCAAAAGATCAACTCGAACCCCAACAAGGGCAAGGAAATAACAATGGAACCCGAAGTCACTATCAGTGGGCACAAACGTCGCTCACATGAACTCAGTTTCTCGGATGCACCCAGCAACGAGTCTTTGCATCGCAATGAAACACTGGTCATCTCACCGCCCAAACGACAAAGGTTTGAGGTCAGTAGCTTCTCGCCGGCCAATGCCTCAGCGCGGGGCGTCAAGGCGTGGCCGCGTGCCCAGCCCAAGAAGTTTAAGTTGGCGCAAACGATGTCGCTGTTAAAGAAGCCACCAACACCGCTCAGGACACGGGAACAACAACCAATTAAACTGTATGATTCAGATCTGTATATGCAATTGTACATTAATCCGGATCCCTTTGCTGCTAGCACAACTATGGATCCATTTCTGGCATCCACAATGTATCTCGATGAACAGGCCGTGGAGCGGCATCAGGCGGACTTTAAGAAATGGTTAAATGCATTGGTTAGCATTCCCGCAGATCTCGATGCGGATAGCAATAGCAAAATAGATGTGGGCAAGCTGTTTAACGAGGTGCGCAACAAGGAATTATCGCTGGCGCCGACGAAAGAAGTCCAGTCCATGAATTACTTGACCACATTTCGCCTGGAGACACTGCGTCGCGCTGCTGTTGAATTGTTCTTCAGCGAGGAGATGCGTCTTCCCTGCTCCAAGGTTGCTGTATATGTCCAAAAGCAGGCGCTACGCATTCGCAGTGATCGCAACTTACATCTGGATGTGGTCATGCAACGCACCATTCTGGAGTTGTTGCTCTGCTTCAATCCACTCTGGCTGCGTCTGGGCTTGGAGGTGGTGTTTGGCGAGAAGCTGCATCTCAATTCAAATCGCGACATTGTTGGCCTCAGCACTTTCATTCTGAACCGCCTGTTTCGCAACAAGTTTGAGGAGCAAAAGTTCAGCAAGGCTTTTACTTTAACCGAGGAGTATGCGGAGACAATTAAGAAGCATACGCTTCAGAAGATTCTATTCCTATTGCTGTTTCTCGATCAGGCCAAGCAGCGACGCATCATCAAGCACAATCCGTGTCTGTTCGTCAAGAAGTCGCCCCACAAGGAAACCAAGGATATTCTGCTGCGCTTCTCCTCCGAGCTGATAGCCAATCTTGGCGACATTACGCGAGAACTGCGTCGCATGGGATACGTGCTCCAGCACAAGCAGACTTTCCTTGATGAGTTCGATTATGCCTTCAGCAATCTGGCCGTGGATCTGCGGGATGGCGTTCGCCTCACTCGTGTCATGGAGGTCATCCTGCTGCGCGACGATCTCACCCAGCAATTGCGTGTTCCAGCCATTTCCCGCCTGCAGCGCATATTCAATGTGAAGCTTGCCTTGGGAGCCTTGCAAAATGCCGACTTTCAGCTCAGCGGCGACATCTCCGCTGCGGACATTGTCGATGGCTATCGAGAGAAGACACTCTCCCTGCTCTGGCAGCTGTGCTACAAGTTCCGTTCACCCAAATTCAATGCGGCTGCACTAGTATTGCAGACGTGGTGGCGTCGTCGCTGGCTTCATGTTGTCATTCGTCGTCGCATTCGGGATCGGGCAGCGATACGTATCCAGTCCGTTTTCCGTGGTCACCAGGCGCGCAAGTATGTCGCATTGTATAGAGTGGAACGCCTGCAAGCCACCATCGTGCTGCAGAAATACACACGTCGCTATCTGGCCCAGAAGCATCTCTATGAAATGTATCAAAAGATTGTCCACATTCAAGTCTGGTGGCGTGCCCAGCGCCTGGGTCGATTGCTTCGCCAACAGTTTCTGCGTCTGCGTGAATCGACAATATTCCTGCAGAGAATTTGGCGACGACGCATATTCTCCAAGAAGCTGTTGGCTTACGTAGCCACAGCTCGTCTTCAACGTGATCAAATGCACCAAGCTGCTGCCTCCTGCATTCAGATGCATTGGCGTGCCCGTCGCTGTGCCATGAAACAACGTAGAAACTATCTGCGACAACGACAGCTAATCGTTTTTGTGCAGCAGAGCGTGAGGAATAAGTGGATGACGCAGCAAACCCGCCAGGAGTTCCTAATTCTTCGCCAGTCAACGTTGATCTTACAGAGACGCTATCGCGCACGCCTTGAGATGCTTAGGACACGTCAGAGCTTTACCCTTCAGCGTCGCAGTGTCATAATCCTGCAGCGTCATTGGAGGGCAGCTCTTGAAATGCGTAGGCAGCTCCAAAACTATAGTTTAATGAAGAGGAGTGCAGTGCTCATCCAGACCAAATATCGAGCCCGTCTGCAGATGCGGCAGCAACGTCACGATTATATACAGCTGAAAAGTGCAACAATTGTGTTGCAGCAACATTATCGATCACGTCTGCAGATGCTGCAAGTACAGCGTAGATATCTAAGGGATCGTCAATGTATTATCAACCTGCAACGACGATGGAGAGCAACTCGAGAGATGCGCCGTCAGTATCGTTATTATCAGCAGTTGAAAAATGTCACTAGATTGCTGGAGCACAAACATCTCGCCCGAATACAGATGCGACAGCAGCGCAAGGATTTCATTCAGCTGAAGGATGCGGCTCTCGTGTTGCAAAGACAGTGGCGAGCACGGCAATTGATGCGGATGCAGCGTAGTCAATTCCAGCGTCTTCGACATGCCGCTGTCATTATCCAACGTGGCTTCCGTGCCTTCAAATCCATGCGTTATGTGAATGCCAAGTATCGTGGTACTAAAGCCGCCGTTTCTTGCCTACAAATGCACTGGCGAAACTATTTGCTTGGCAGAAGACAGCGACAGAATTATCTGCAACTACGTCAGGCAGCCCTAATCCTGCAGATTCGCTACCGTGCTCGACTGGCGATGCGAAAACAGAGGGACAGTTTCCAGCAGCTGAGACTGGTGGCAATCCAAATGCAGCGTCGCTATCGAGCTCAGTTGTCCATGCGAGTGCAGCTGGCGGCATATCATTACCAACGTGGACTTAtcgtgcaactgcaacaacgaTATCGGGCTCAGCTGGCCATGAGATCAGCACGCAGAAGTTATCAGCGGCAACGTCAGGCTGCCACTCGCATCCAGTTGTGGTGGCGTGGTCTGCAGGAGCTGCGATTAGTTCGTCAAGGCTATCAGCGAATTCGCTCATGTTCCATAACCTTGCAGCGTAAATGGCGTGCCACGTTGCAAGCACGACGACAGCGTCAGATATTCCTGGCAACGATCGTCAAAGTTCGCTGCCTGCAGCGTTGCCTGCGCGCCATGCTGCTCATGAGGCAGCAGCGTCGTCAGTTTCTGCGTGAACGAGAGGCTGCCGTCGTTCTCCAGCGTCGTTATCGAGCTCGTCAAGCTATGCTCACTGCGATGGCGCAGTTTCAACGTCTGAAATCGGTCACCATTTGGGTGCAACACAAATTCCGTGCCACACAGAGTATGCTTCAAAAGCGCTGCCAGTTTCAGCTGCTTCGCAAGATTACAATTCATCTGCAGCAAAAGTTTCGTGGTAAACGTTTAATGCTGGTACAGCAGAAACGTTTCCAGCTTTTGAGTCGATGCACTGTGCATTTCCAAAGCCATGTGCGTGGCTATCTTGCTCGCAAGCGTTTCCAGGCTCTAATGACTCCCGAGATGATGGAACTTCTGCGCCAAAAACGGGCAGCCAAAGTGATACAACGCTACTGGCGTGGCTATCGCACACGCCGGCGACAACGACACGCCGGACTACTCGCCATACGGCGGCGTCTTATACAGCTTCGTCAAGACGCAACGGTCATGAATTCAGTACGCTCCAAGGTGCAGGACTCCGTGCGTATTTTGCGTGGTCGCTTTATTGCCTCCGATGCGTTAACCGTCCTCAGTCAGCTAGGTAAGCAAGGaaatttggcatttaatttatatggaTTTCTCTGCTATTATCCTCTCTCGATACTCTGTAGTTTTTCAACTTTCTATCTTTAGCTAACTATTTATtcttacatataaaaataatagatcttataccattttttttcattaattatgaTCTGTTTTTAGATCGTCTTTCGCGGACGGTACCCCACCTGCTAATGTGGTGCTCCGAGTTCATGTCGACCTTTTGTTATGGCATCATGGCGCAGGCAATTCGCTCGGAGGTTGACAAGCAGCTTATCGAGCGGTGCAGTCGCATTATTCTCAATCTGGCACGTTATAACAGCACTACAGTGAATACTTTCCAAGAGGGCGGACTGGTAACCATTGCCCAGATGCTTCTACGTTGGTGTGATAAGGACAGTGAAATCTTCAACACATTATGCACGCTTATTTGGGTTTTTGCCCACTGTCCAAAGAAGCGAAGGGTAAGTCAGCTTTGGTATTCACTTAGCGTTCTTTCGACTAATCTTATAACATTTCGCTTTCCAGATCATTCACAACTATATGACCAATACAGAGGCCATTTACATGGTTCGTGAAACAAAGAAACTCGTTGCCCGCAAGGAAAAGATGAAGCAGAATGCACGCAAACCCATTGTCCCTACAGTCAGTCGTTATGGCCAACAAACTCCATCCTTTTTGCCACGTTCCTTGCCGAGTCTAGAACCAGACTTTGGCATCATTCGGAGCAGTCCTTATACATTCATATCATCAGTGTTTGCATTTGATACGATTCTTTGCAAGCTGAAGATTGATcttatatagttgaatagtaCTACTTGGTTAAGTTATGGATCAGAGAGCTCATTTTAAATCTATAGTTAAATGTTCTGAACGTGTTTGCTTTATGTTTTGTATGTGCTGATTGAttcttaatgttttttaaatgaaatgaaaataaacgatacgtttttcttaatttgaaaagcttttgtttttgcttgcaCAGTTTTGCAGTGCTCAGTTTAatgtttattgaaatatattcacaaaacaattacacatatttaaatttaaataatcacTTTGTTTAAACATATAGACGCgttcaaatatataattgttacTACTAATTTTTTACGCGTTTTTTGATTACAACGAATTACTCTAACTGCTGCGTGTGTCTGCTTGATGTGGGAGAGAGAGTGCCCCAAAAACAACACAtaatcatttataaatatattgatacCCCATTAaagtgtacatacatatatatatatatttaatatatttattaaaatttgattagatcgaatatatttatatgtataattgaatatttatgtacGTTCATAATTtctgttaatatttaattgcacacgccagttttttttaatacttttttttttgtatttttgtagaattttatctctttttttggttgccatttctttttgcttttaaaactaaaattttgctGCAGTTCAACGCCTCAATtgaataacttaaattaaaatgtgctATCCTTTCGTTTCGAAAAAGTTTTCGAATTTTAGATTAGTCGtttgaaatgtaatttatgTTTGACTTTTGTACAAGTCTGAGCCAAGTAAACAGCTTTAGTTAATAGTCAAAGTTTACTTTGGCCTCTCACAAATGGCACACGGCTGGAATTGGGATCTGTATGTCATCTGTGTGCTACTGGAGGACAGGCGAGCTTAACGCCTACCCAGACCAAAGTTGAAAGGTTGTGGACGCGTCGTCCGTTTATTTTGTCGGCCTCCCCTTCCTGCAAATGAGACACACGAATCATAAATTGTCCATTGCATTTTTCTAAATTAGTTACTCACCTGCAGATGCCATGTAGCCCGGAGGTAGCGCCCTGTAATCAATCTCATTTTCTTGATCGTAATCATAATCATTGCGCTTTCCCAGACCAAAGGAATAAGGACGCGATCGCTTGCCGAGTCCAAAGTTGTACACCGGCAGACGCTTCATACCAGGACCTCCATTCGTGTACATATAGGCGCGTCGACCTAATCCAAAGGTATAGCGTTCCATTCGTTTATCGATATCGCCCCCATTATCCTGCACATCTTCGACAGGACTCATTAGCATATCGCTATCGCCATCGACATCTCTTCCGACTTGGCTGCGTGGCTCCTGTCCACCGATTGCTGGCGAGCAGCTAACGTATCCCAGACAGAAGAGCGCCAGGAGCAGCAGTTGGGCATTCAGCATATTCATTGTCTTAGACGTGTCTCGGTCACGGGCACGTGCCTTGTGCTCCTCGACTTATCTGTAAGTTGAAAAAACatcaattccatttttttgtcCGTAACGACTGGCTGTCAACTGAAggttcatatttattttgggtaaagaatatgtatttaaattttaaatcaaaaaaataaacaacatttgACTAGCAGATATCCTTTTTTGAAATACAAACAGCTTTACgcattgctttaaaaaaacattaaaacttCTATGAAATGGCTTACTTTTTATCGAAATATTGCATAATTCCACTTTAATATTCGTGTAATCTTTTTGGTTTTACACTTGTACTGGAATAAAATTCTATTGAAATTGTGACAAAAATAACCACTAATTATGTATGTTGCCgagaaaaatgcaattataattatggattgtatatctataaataattttaatatttaattaacgaCTACTTATTTTGTGTGGAAATggatttttaacttttatgtaCCTTTTTAAAACATTAGCTACTTGGTGGAATAATATACCCTACTCTGGTTCCTAGCTGAATAAGGAAATGTTCAGGAATTCCGCACTCACACGCatgaaatatatacacacacatacgtactCGTAGTACATATGtcaaatggcaacaaatttCCGAGCTTTGACAGGTTGGCGacaagcaaaaaagaaaagaaaaacaataacaaaaacgaCAATAGAAAATAGGAAAAAGCAACACACGCAATGGAATGCTTAAAATTGTCTTTTAGCTTTTCAGTTACAATAACGTGAGGAGaagcttaaaatttcaaacttcaAATGCAGTAGACGAGTTTTCTGCTGGCCTTGCAATCTTGGTAGTTGgttgtagtagtagtagtagtagctACCCTTTGCGTGAACCCATAAAGAATTAAGTTTTCTCCCTGGGCGTTGATTTTGGTTGTCACCTTTGCGGTGGCAGTGTCCGGAGGTTTGCTGACTTTGTGCTCTGTATAGAACTTAATCCGCGAATGATGCGACAATTAAGTTGGACACATTCTCCGGCTTTAAAATTGAAGCACATTTTAGTGGCTGACAGCTGCCTTTAGTGGGTTATACTCGACAAGGAGCTGCAAACACTTTGCCGAGTCCAAGTGTCAGTCATCTCAGTATCTCAGGCCATCAGCTTTTGCCATTGCCGTCAATGTGACGCTTCGGGGGATGGTCTTTAATTGAAAGTACATAATGGAAGTGAACATGCCGccattttattgttgtgtttGCCATATCTGAATGCATTTGCACTTCCTGGCCGCATCAGTTGCAAGTGCTTGACACTCTGAGCACGTATCAGCCCATGGGGCAACTGTTGGCCGACTCAAGTGATATTGTACTTGTAGTTTTCTTTGACAAACCACTTGTTGTTTGCACAGGCAAATGAAGTCGCCGCTTAAGACAAGCCAAGACAAGACAATTTTCCATTAGTTCAAGAGCTTAACGAGGCTTAATTCTTAGCGCCAATTGATGCCCAGTTCGCGCTGTGTGACATAATGATGTGCAAACATTAGAGATGCGCATATTGTTAATTGTAACAGGCGTTTTCACATTTCATAAATTACACATACGCAACGTTGGATGTCATAAATTGCTGGTTGCATGTGCAACAACGACATGAACATCAACAAATCATGCAACAGGTTACACACACCAGCCACCGCAAGGCCATCAAGGCCAGATGCGACCCTTCTTGCCATGATTTACAAtcgtggcagcaacagctgcgcaTTTTCCACGCCGCACAATGAAAGCGATGTTGATAATAGGCGGAAAATCGTCACATTCGTTGGGTCTTTATCAAGCGGCATCATGTACATAGATCTATATGTGAATGTAAGTGTATATGCGAATGTTGACATTTGCAGCACAATCGTAAATCTGCAAAGCGAAACTTCTTTGAACGCATCATCTAACAATAAAACCTTGTTTGTCGCCACaatattgaaaacaataaaCCTTTCCCCCCTGTCCAAATGAGACTTTAGCAGCGATGATGCCTCCGGCGGCATTATCTGTTTATGAATTTATGGTCATAACTTTTGTGGCCTGGCCATGGCCCATTGGCCTGGTCTTTTCAGTGCTGTTATGCTCTGTTCTGTTCTATTCTGTTCTGGCTTTCTCATATCCGTCGCGGCGATTAGATTGTCCGCAAGCGAAAATGCAGCGGAAATTCAAAAGGGTCTTTGCTGTTTTCTAATTAAGTTGGAAAACTTTGCTGCCGTGGCTACAAAAATTGCAATGCCTGGCAAATTGGCCAAGATGTCAAGGCGCTAAAAAGGTGGATGGTGAACAAAATAGAATATGAGCAGCAAGGACCAACAGGCGATTTCAGCTCCCGTCTtacaatatgtacatatgtgtatgtaggTGTCTATGTATGCtgagcgcacacacacactcacacacacatatgtctACACAGCTGAAGTTAAAACGTTTTAGCCGCAGGTAAAGCTTTACAAATGAGGCAAAAATTAACTGTGCACAATTGAAACGCACGCAATTTGTGcatattttcttctttttttttttaaattaaaagccagAAAAGGTAACAACACTCTCAGTGGGTAAGCTGCTTAATTAAGTTACGCTCAGGTAACGAAGTGGCTAACTTCTTTACGTCAAGTTATTGCGGTTAGACATTGAACCTCGAATGAAAAGGCCGCAGTTCACTTGGGGCAACATTCTGCTATCTTTTCATTTAgcgcaataaaataaattatttatttatctattttctaaataaacaatatgttTACAACAAGTGTTGCCCGCGGCAGCACACTATCTTTATCattttcttcatcttcttGTCATCAATCAACCATACTCTTccgatttgtttatttaatttttttttgtattatgctCTTGGGATTTTTTCtgttattgatttaattgcaACTTGATTGGGGCTTGTCTTTTGTCTTAAGGCCTGTTTTGTTTGTGTCTTGCGAACGCTTTTACATAACATGTCATCCATACGCCCCGTTGTCCCTAGGATCttttccctctttctctctcattcAAGGCATTTGACGCTGCGAGCGATTCCagtaatcaaatttattttcctattccttgcaattgaaattgtattgGATTTGGCTGTTTTCCTTAGATCTTTAAGCGTCAAAAATTtagattgaaataaaattgcatacttttgggggCTAGCTCAATCAGATTTCTGTTTTGTATTTGATGAACACAGAACCTAGTTCTCATCAACTAAATGCAATCCAACTTTAAGTTTGCTTCATTactatttattcttatattgcataatatattttccaaaatttttataaagttttcttgttcaaaaacatttgtttCTCAGATATTTGATACTCATAGCACTGtctaatttattcaaatttaattttcgtttattaaaaaatgtttattatgttCCTGAAACTTGTG
The genomic region above belongs to Drosophila innubila isolate TH190305 chromosome 3R unlocalized genomic scaffold, UK_Dinn_1.0 2_E_3R, whole genome shotgun sequence and contains:
- the LOC117790919 gene encoding protein abnormal spindle isoform X1, translated to MSAFEITVTPSRLKQKKRIEGREPAVVVMAPFSAKAIVQFEDVPVSKTARRFVRVINPSDEDIEVKVTKPIKEEHNLSLEWMEHTVPARDEVSMELVWNPQMDVACKETLQLLDNRNFRKEVMIILKSKSNQPARTTRKFPTVGKTLQLKSPTSGNKTHKNVLAAAQQKKRMSSGPVATSTANKSSWRNGPAARRASTVQAPLSERNVYRAASSTRDAPEVKPFVSPQPRNCKENVSPMTPGNVFNLIDKMQFTPLGDVACGSTTATVLPDNLAAWPTPTLNMNATHTHNTNELRPRRLNSVLDEDQTPSNKTFDVKHSEAMNMSTDTLDCSIIALNRTTTIVPATHTRALACIREEDGSPPNLATQSPAKSKVYDLKRDINVVGSPLRKYSESMKNLSLLSPQSKVAIQGSMPNLNEMLPLRSIEQNRYYQQQQQHHQLQPAATTCLDNSCSSETSIVSQHDVLFNHCEILAQSSRCNIHEVGKKFQKINSNPNKGKEITMEPEVTISGHKRRSHELSFSDAPSNESLHRNETLVISPPKRQRFEVSSFSPANASARGVKAWPRAQPKKFKLAQTMSLLKKPPTPLRTREQQPIKLYDSDLYMQLYINPDPFAASTTMDPFLASTMYLDEQAVERHQADFKKWLNALVSIPADLDADSNSKIDVGKLFNEVRNKELSLAPTKEVQSMNYLTTFRLETLRRAAVELFFSEEMRLPCSKVAVYVQKQALRIRSDRNLHLDVVMQRTILELLLCFNPLWLRLGLEVVFGEKLHLNSNRDIVGLSTFILNRLFRNKFEEQKFSKAFTLTEEYAETIKKHTLQKILFLLLFLDQAKQRRIIKHNPCLFVKKSPHKETKDILLRFSSELIANLGDITRELRRMGYVLQHKQTFLDEFDYAFSNLAVDLRDGVRLTRVMEVILLRDDLTQQLRVPAISRLQRIFNVKLALGALQNADFQLSGDISAADIVDGYREKTLSLLWQLCYKFRSPKFNAAALVLQTWWRRRWLHVVIRRRIRDRAAIRIQSVFRGHQARKYVALYRVERLQATIVLQKYTRRYLAQKHLYEMYQKIVHIQVWWRAQRLGRLLRQQFLRLRESTIFLQRIWRRRIFSKKLLAYVATARLQRDQMHQAAASCIQMHWRARRCAMKQRRNYLRQRQLIVFVQQSVRNKWMTQQTRQEFLILRQSTLILQRRYRARLEMLRTRQSFTLQRRSVIILQRHWRAALEMRRQLQNYSLMKRSAVLIQTKYRARLQMRQQRHDYIQLKSATIVLQQHYRSRLQMLQVQRRYLRDRQCIINLQRRWRATREMRRQYRYYQQLKNVTRLLEHKHLARIQMRQQRKDFIQLKDAALVLQRQWRARQLMRMQRSQFQRLRHAAVIIQRGFRAFKSMRYVNAKYRGTKAAVSCLQMHWRNYLLGRRQRQNYLQLRQAALILQIRYRARLAMRKQRDSFQQLRLVAIQMQRRYRAQLSMRVQLAAYHYQRGLIVQLQQRYRAQLAMRSARRSYQRQRQAATRIQLWWRGLQELRLVRQGYQRIRSCSITLQRKWRATLQARRQRQIFLATIVKVRCLQRCLRAMLLMRQQRRQFLREREAAVVLQRRYRARQAMLTAMAQFQRLKSVTIWVQHKFRATQSMLQKRCQFQLLRKITIHLQQKFRGKRLMLVQQKRFQLLSRCTVHFQSHVRGYLARKRFQALMTPEMMELLRQKRAAKVIQRYWRGYRTRRRQRHAGLLAIRRRLIQLRQDATVMNSVRSKVQDSVRILRGRFIASDALTVLSQLDRLSRTVPHLLMWCSEFMSTFCYGIMAQAIRSEVDKQLIERCSRIILNLARYNSTTVNTFQEGGLVTIAQMLLRWCDKDSEIFNTLCTLIWVFAHCPKKRRIIHNYMTNTEAIYMVRETKKLVARKEKMKQNARKPIVPTVSRYGQQTPSFLPRSLPSLEPDFGIIRSSPYTFISSVFAFDTILCKLKIDLI
- the LOC117790919 gene encoding protein abnormal spindle isoform X2, whose amino-acid sequence is MLLMITVTPSRLKQKKRIEGREPAVVVMAPFSAKAIVQFEDVPVSKTARRFVRVINPSDEDIEVKVTKPIKEEHNLSLEWMEHTVPARDEVSMELVWNPQMDVACKETLQLLDNRNFRKEVMIILKSKSNQPARTTRKFPTVGKTLQLKSPTSGNKTHKNVLAAAQQKKRMSSGPVATSTANKSSWRNGPAARRASTVQAPLSERNVYRAASSTRDAPEVKPFVSPQPRNCKENVSPMTPGNVFNLIDKMQFTPLGDVACGSTTATVLPDNLAAWPTPTLNMNATHTHNTNELRPRRLNSVLDEDQTPSNKTFDVKHSEAMNMSTDTLDCSIIALNRTTTIVPATHTRALACIREEDGSPPNLATQSPAKSKVYDLKRDINVVGSPLRKYSESMKNLSLLSPQSKVAIQGSMPNLNEMLPLRSIEQNRYYQQQQQHHQLQPAATTCLDNSCSSETSIVSQHDVLFNHCEILAQSSRCNIHEVGKKFQKINSNPNKGKEITMEPEVTISGHKRRSHELSFSDAPSNESLHRNETLVISPPKRQRFEVSSFSPANASARGVKAWPRAQPKKFKLAQTMSLLKKPPTPLRTREQQPIKLYDSDLYMQLYINPDPFAASTTMDPFLASTMYLDEQAVERHQADFKKWLNALVSIPADLDADSNSKIDVGKLFNEVRNKELSLAPTKEVQSMNYLTTFRLETLRRAAVELFFSEEMRLPCSKVAVYVQKQALRIRSDRNLHLDVVMQRTILELLLCFNPLWLRLGLEVVFGEKLHLNSNRDIVGLSTFILNRLFRNKFEEQKFSKAFTLTEEYAETIKKHTLQKILFLLLFLDQAKQRRIIKHNPCLFVKKSPHKETKDILLRFSSELIANLGDITRELRRMGYVLQHKQTFLDEFDYAFSNLAVDLRDGVRLTRVMEVILLRDDLTQQLRVPAISRLQRIFNVKLALGALQNADFQLSGDISAADIVDGYREKTLSLLWQLCYKFRSPKFNAAALVLQTWWRRRWLHVVIRRRIRDRAAIRIQSVFRGHQARKYVALYRVERLQATIVLQKYTRRYLAQKHLYEMYQKIVHIQVWWRAQRLGRLLRQQFLRLRESTIFLQRIWRRRIFSKKLLAYVATARLQRDQMHQAAASCIQMHWRARRCAMKQRRNYLRQRQLIVFVQQSVRNKWMTQQTRQEFLILRQSTLILQRRYRARLEMLRTRQSFTLQRRSVIILQRHWRAALEMRRQLQNYSLMKRSAVLIQTKYRARLQMRQQRHDYIQLKSATIVLQQHYRSRLQMLQVQRRYLRDRQCIINLQRRWRATREMRRQYRYYQQLKNVTRLLEHKHLARIQMRQQRKDFIQLKDAALVLQRQWRARQLMRMQRSQFQRLRHAAVIIQRGFRAFKSMRYVNAKYRGTKAAVSCLQMHWRNYLLGRRQRQNYLQLRQAALILQIRYRARLAMRKQRDSFQQLRLVAIQMQRRYRAQLSMRVQLAAYHYQRGLIVQLQQRYRAQLAMRSARRSYQRQRQAATRIQLWWRGLQELRLVRQGYQRIRSCSITLQRKWRATLQARRQRQIFLATIVKVRCLQRCLRAMLLMRQQRRQFLREREAAVVLQRRYRARQAMLTAMAQFQRLKSVTIWVQHKFRATQSMLQKRCQFQLLRKITIHLQQKFRGKRLMLVQQKRFQLLSRCTVHFQSHVRGYLARKRFQALMTPEMMELLRQKRAAKVIQRYWRGYRTRRRQRHAGLLAIRRRLIQLRQDATVMNSVRSKVQDSVRILRGRFIASDALTVLSQLDRLSRTVPHLLMWCSEFMSTFCYGIMAQAIRSEVDKQLIERCSRIILNLARYNSTTVNTFQEGGLVTIAQMLLRWCDKDSEIFNTLCTLIWVFAHCPKKRRIIHNYMTNTEAIYMVRETKKLVARKEKMKQNARKPIVPTVSRYGQQTPSFLPRSLPSLEPDFGIIRSSPYTFISSVFAFDTILCKLKIDLI
- the LOC117790920 gene encoding allatostatin-A; translated protein: MNMLNAQLLLLALFCLGYVSCSPAIGGQEPRSQVGRDVDGDSDMLMSPVEDVQDNGGDIDKRMERYTFGLGRRAYMYTNGGPGMKRLPVYNFGLGKRSRPYSFGLGKRNDYDYDQENEIDYRALPPGYMASAGRGGRQNKRTTRPQPFNFGLGRR